From the Gallaecimonas mangrovi genome, one window contains:
- a CDS encoding MBL fold metallo-hydrolase → MHAKWISALLLLVAVSCQPLWAAEEYKIEPVTGGLYRFTAGHYESVFLVTDQGILLTDPLNDKAATWLHKALKSRYPNTPIRYLIYSHNHVDHALGADKLVDPTTVLVSQALAREDMAHTKLPVKLPDLVFNDKASIYLGNTQVTLQYWGTNNGRGSISMLFEPQKVLYVVDWVVLGRMPYKDLKGYDIEGMIHSTKAVLNLDFDRFVGGHGAMGTKADVRHYLGYLEALYDAVRDGMLKGKSLAQLKSEIKLPQYSNLPLYKEWLPLNIEGVYRTLNDSSYFDLRPDIPQG, encoded by the coding sequence ATGCATGCGAAATGGATAAGTGCCCTACTGCTGCTGGTGGCCGTTAGTTGCCAACCGCTATGGGCTGCAGAAGAATATAAAATTGAACCGGTAACCGGCGGCTTGTACCGCTTTACCGCTGGACATTATGAGTCTGTTTTCCTCGTCACCGACCAGGGCATTTTGCTCACCGACCCACTGAACGACAAAGCTGCGACCTGGCTGCATAAAGCCTTGAAGAGCCGCTACCCCAACACCCCCATCCGCTACCTGATATACAGCCACAACCATGTGGACCACGCCTTGGGTGCCGACAAACTAGTTGACCCAACCACGGTACTGGTAAGCCAGGCGTTGGCCCGCGAAGACATGGCCCACACTAAGCTGCCGGTAAAGTTGCCCGATCTCGTGTTTAACGATAAGGCCAGTATCTACCTAGGGAATACCCAGGTAACACTGCAGTACTGGGGCACCAACAATGGCCGTGGTTCTATCAGCATGTTGTTTGAGCCACAAAAAGTGCTCTATGTGGTGGACTGGGTGGTGCTTGGCCGTATGCCTTATAAAGACTTAAAAGGCTATGACATCGAAGGGATGATCCATTCCACCAAAGCGGTGCTCAATCTCGACTTCGACCGTTTTGTTGGTGGCCACGGTGCCATGGGTACGAAAGCTGATGTACGCCACTACCTTGGCTACTTAGAAGCCCTTTATGATGCGGTGCGTGACGGCATGCTTAAAGGCAAATCCCTGGCGCAATTGAAAAGCGAGATAAAACTGCCGCAATACAGTAATCTTCCCCTCTACAAGGAATGGTTACCGCTGAACATCGAAGGGGTTTATCGCACCCTCAACGACAGCTCCTATTTCGACTTACGTCCAGACATACCCCAAGGCTAA
- the sthA gene encoding Si-specific NAD(P)(+) transhydrogenase: MANYQYDTLIIGTGPGGEGAAMQLAKHGHKVAVVERHSEVGGGCTHWGTIPSKALRHSVSRLVEYNQSPLFADVQPAHRLTFRHILGHASSVIGKQVKLRAGFYSRNDVEIIRGEARFADDHTLAIRQSDGSDEFVTAANIVIATGSRPYRPKDIDFNHPRIYDSDTILSLKHEPRSVIIYGAGVIGSEYASIFRGLSVKVDLINTRDRLLSFLDAEISDALSYHLRSSGTVIRHNEEYDRVEGSDDGVVMHFKSGKRLKADCLLFANGRTGNTDRLQLDAIGLKANGRGQLEINERYQTALAHIIAVGDVIGYPSLASAAYDQGRIAATGLIDSSADPANLIPDIPTGIYTIPEISSVGKTEEELTAAKVPYEVGRAQFQHLARAQIAGSPVGCLKLLFHRETKAILGIHCFGERASEIIHIGQAIMEQKGAGNCIDYFVNTTFNYPTMAEAYRVAALNGLNRLF, translated from the coding sequence GTGGCTAACTATCAATACGATACCCTTATCATCGGCACCGGCCCTGGCGGTGAAGGGGCCGCCATGCAACTGGCCAAGCACGGCCACAAGGTGGCGGTGGTGGAACGCCACAGTGAAGTAGGCGGCGGTTGTACGCACTGGGGAACCATACCGTCAAAGGCGCTACGCCACTCGGTTTCTCGCTTGGTGGAATATAACCAAAGCCCGTTGTTTGCCGATGTGCAGCCAGCGCACCGCCTGACCTTTCGCCATATTCTCGGCCACGCCTCTTCGGTGATTGGCAAACAGGTAAAATTGCGCGCTGGCTTTTATAGCCGCAACGATGTGGAAATCATCAGGGGCGAAGCCCGCTTTGCTGATGACCATACGCTGGCCATTCGCCAAAGCGATGGTTCTGACGAATTCGTTACCGCCGCCAATATTGTTATCGCTACTGGCTCGCGCCCCTACCGCCCCAAAGACATCGACTTTAACCACCCCCGCATTTACGACTCCGATACCATTCTTAGCCTCAAACACGAGCCACGCTCGGTGATCATTTACGGCGCCGGAGTTATCGGCAGCGAATATGCGTCAATTTTCCGCGGCCTGTCGGTGAAGGTTGATTTAATTAACACCCGCGACCGTTTGCTGTCTTTTCTTGATGCAGAAATTTCCGACGCCCTGTCTTATCACCTTCGCAGCTCCGGCACCGTTATTCGCCACAACGAAGAATATGACCGGGTAGAAGGAAGCGATGACGGTGTGGTAATGCATTTTAAATCCGGCAAGCGCCTGAAAGCCGATTGCCTGCTGTTTGCCAACGGCCGCACCGGTAACACTGACCGTTTACAGTTGGATGCCATTGGCCTTAAAGCCAACGGCCGTGGCCAGCTGGAAATTAACGAGCGCTACCAAACAGCGCTGGCGCATATTATTGCCGTGGGCGATGTTATTGGTTACCCGTCCCTGGCCTCCGCCGCTTACGACCAAGGCCGCATTGCCGCCACCGGCCTGATTGATAGCAGTGCCGACCCGGCCAACCTTATCCCAGATATTCCTACCGGCATTTACACCATTCCCGAAATAAGCTCGGTGGGGAAAACCGAAGAAGAACTCACCGCTGCCAAGGTGCCCTACGAAGTGGGCCGCGCACAGTTTCAGCATTTGGCCCGGGCACAAATTGCCGGGTCGCCGGTTGGCTGCCTAAAGCTGCTATTTCACCGCGAAACCAAAGCCATTTTAGGTATTCATTGCTTCGGTGAACGCGCCTCAGAAATTATCCATATCGGCCAGGCAATCATGGAGCAAAAGGGCGCTGGCAACTGCATTGATTATTTCGTCAACACCACCTTTAACTACCCCACCATGGCTGAGGCCTACCGGGTGGCGGCCTTGAATGGATTGAACCGATTGTTCTAA
- a CDS encoding LysR family transcriptional regulator, producing MNLSRLAKTDLNLLVSLNALLENMSVSRAATQLNLTQSAMSKTLTRLRLLFDDPLLVRQGQGMKATPRAEALFQQLQQLLPQLEQLLQPACFDPASSDRTFRLSVIDGAYTLFFPKWLPKLRKLAPHIRLECFPAQDLGLDGLIAGQQELAITAQDEPVAPLPNGLRQHTLMTDRYLCVAANHNPRLRHPWQLATFLAWPQVHIHCEWDGDWLLDSELARLGHQRQVMMQVSSLQAAMQSVLCSDLLTILPAAYAAQMAQQYPLTLLELPMTLPLSLPPLRQQLIWHQRSDNDPGLKWLTEFFIQAVQQ from the coding sequence ATGAACTTGAGTCGCCTGGCTAAAACCGACCTGAATTTGCTGGTGAGCCTTAACGCCTTACTGGAAAACATGTCGGTTTCAAGAGCCGCAACGCAGCTAAATTTGACGCAATCGGCAATGTCAAAAACCCTGACCAGGCTGCGTCTGTTATTTGATGACCCTTTATTGGTACGCCAAGGCCAAGGGATGAAAGCAACACCGCGCGCCGAGGCGCTTTTCCAGCAACTGCAGCAACTATTGCCACAGCTAGAACAGCTGCTGCAACCAGCATGCTTTGACCCAGCCAGTAGCGACAGAACCTTTAGGCTTAGCGTTATCGATGGTGCCTATACGCTCTTTTTTCCGAAATGGTTACCGAAGCTTCGCAAGCTGGCACCACATATTCGCCTAGAGTGCTTCCCGGCGCAGGACTTGGGCCTGGACGGCCTTATCGCCGGCCAACAAGAGCTGGCCATTACCGCGCAAGACGAACCGGTAGCACCACTGCCGAATGGGCTGCGCCAACACACCTTGATGACCGATCGCTATCTGTGCGTAGCAGCCAATCATAATCCAAGGCTTCGCCACCCCTGGCAGTTAGCCACCTTCCTGGCGTGGCCGCAGGTGCATATTCATTGCGAGTGGGACGGCGACTGGCTGCTAGATTCAGAGCTCGCCCGGCTTGGCCATCAACGGCAAGTAATGATGCAAGTGTCCAGCCTGCAGGCAGCAATGCAGTCGGTGCTGTGCTCTGACTTACTCACCATTTTACCGGCGGCCTACGCGGCACAAATGGCGCAGCAGTATCCGCTTACCCTATTGGAACTGCCGATGACGCTGCCTCTTAGCCTGCCACCGCTTCGTCAGCAACTCATCTGGCACCAACGCAGCGACAACGACCCTGGCCTGAAGTGGCTGACTGAATTTTTCATCCAGGCTGTGCAACAATAA